The following proteins are encoded in a genomic region of Myxococcales bacterium:
- a CDS encoding acetyl-CoA C-acetyltransferase: MKEVWIVSVARTAIGSFGGSLKDVSAVDLGAIAAKAAIARAGIDPAILGDVIAGHCMMRTDEINLGRCVGLKAGVPFQVPGCTIQRQCSSSMQALVFGAQQIMLDEHDAVLIVGSENMSRIPYVLYDMRWGCRMNDRKAVDSLMEGLADPFGHFLMGITAENLAAKHNISRQEQDELALTSQNRALAAIDAGRFKDEIVPVEIPSKKGTIVFDTDEHPRRGTTAETLASLKPAFKKDGTVTAGNASGLNDGGAAAVIMSAEKAKALGIKPLARLVAHAVAAVEPELMGYGPVPATQKALKKAGMTLKDIQLLEVNEAFAAQYLACEKLLGLDRSITNVNGSGIALGHPVGATGIRLVVSLLSEMQKRDLTVGLASLCVGGGMGKTVILERI, translated from the coding sequence ATGAAAGAAGTGTGGATCGTCAGCGTCGCGCGTACGGCCATCGGTTCCTTTGGCGGATCTTTGAAGGACGTCAGCGCCGTCGACCTGGGCGCCATCGCGGCCAAGGCCGCCATCGCGCGCGCCGGAATCGATCCGGCGATTCTGGGCGATGTGATCGCCGGGCACTGCATGATGCGGACCGACGAAATCAACCTCGGCCGCTGCGTCGGCCTCAAAGCGGGCGTGCCGTTTCAGGTGCCGGGCTGCACGATTCAGCGGCAATGCTCCAGTTCCATGCAGGCGCTGGTTTTCGGCGCGCAGCAGATCATGCTGGACGAACACGACGCCGTGCTGATCGTCGGCTCCGAAAACATGAGCCGCATCCCGTACGTGCTTTACGACATGCGTTGGGGCTGCCGGATGAACGACCGCAAAGCGGTCGATTCGCTGATGGAAGGCCTGGCGGATCCGTTCGGCCACTTCCTGATGGGCATCACCGCCGAGAATCTGGCGGCCAAGCACAACATCAGCCGGCAGGAGCAGGACGAACTGGCCCTGACCAGTCAGAATCGCGCCTTGGCGGCGATTGACGCCGGCCGGTTCAAAGATGAAATCGTGCCGGTCGAAATCCCCTCGAAAAAAGGCACCATCGTGTTCGATACCGACGAACATCCGCGGCGCGGCACGACGGCGGAAACCCTGGCCTCGCTGAAGCCGGCCTTCAAGAAGGATGGTACCGTCACCGCCGGCAACGCCAGCGGTCTCAACGACGGCGGCGCGGCAGCGGTGATCATGAGCGCCGAAAAAGCCAAGGCCCTGGGCATCAAACCGTTGGCGCGCCTGGTGGCGCACGCAGTGGCCGCCGTGGAACCGGAACTGATGGGTTACGGCCCGGTGCCCGCCACGCAAAAAGCCCTGAAAAAGGCCGGCATGACGCTGAAGGACATCCAGTTGCTCGAAGTGAACGAAGCGTTCGCCGCGCAGTACCTGGCCTGCGAAAAGCTGCTCGGCCTCGACCGTTCGATCACCAACGTCAACGGTTCGGGCATCGCCCTGGGGCACCCGGTCGGCGCGACCGGCATCCGGTTGGTCGTCAGCTTGTTGAGCGAAATGCAGAAGCGCGACCTGACGGTCGGCCTGGCGTCGCTGTGCGTCGGCGGCGGCATGGGCAAAACGGTCATTCTGGAACGCATCTGA
- a CDS encoding MBL fold metallo-hydrolase, whose product MKIRWNGHSSFTITTANGTVIVLDPYEPGAFGGGIAYRPIDVKPDIVVISHDHADHNYTAGFKKPFIEVRQNADVNGIVFRALETFHDEVQGAKRGRNLIFIIKTDGMILCHLGDLGHKLSDAQLKEIGKVDVLMGPIGGFYTIDARTAAEVVSRINPRIFIPMHFKTDKCKFPISPVADFLAGKSNVKQLAADELEMTADKLPHVGEIIVLRHHY is encoded by the coding sequence ATGAAAATTCGGTGGAACGGTCATTCCAGCTTCACGATCACGACGGCCAACGGAACGGTCATCGTATTGGACCCTTACGAACCCGGGGCGTTCGGCGGCGGCATCGCCTATCGGCCGATCGACGTGAAGCCGGATATCGTTGTCATCAGCCATGACCATGCCGATCACAACTACACCGCCGGCTTCAAAAAACCGTTCATCGAGGTCCGCCAAAACGCGGATGTAAACGGCATCGTTTTTCGCGCGTTGGAAACGTTCCACGACGAGGTGCAAGGGGCGAAACGCGGCCGTAACCTTATATTCATCATCAAAACCGATGGGATGATTCTCTGCCACCTCGGTGATCTGGGCCACAAACTCAGTGACGCCCAACTCAAGGAAATCGGCAAAGTCGATGTGCTGATGGGGCCGATCGGCGGGTTTTATACGATCGATGCGCGAACGGCCGCCGAGGTGGTGAGCCGGATCAATCCACGCATTTTCATTCCGATGCATTTTAAAACCGACAAGTGCAAATTCCCGATTTCACCGGTCGCCGATTTCCTCGCCGGCAAAAGCAACGTCAAGCAATTGGCCGCCGACGAACTGGAAATGACCGCCGACAAACTGCCGCACGTCGGCGAAATTATCGTCCTGCGCCACCACTATTGA
- a CDS encoding LUD domain-containing protein, whose product MEPDRLAIAAQFFAKNGFAVEVFADPEQVREAFRRRLATVRSVGFGGSATLRELGLDAVARESPAQFIDHWAAAGDKPRDWEARLDQGRAELFVTSANAATIGGQLLLTDGAGNRLAASVFGPRQVLFVLGENKIMDGLDAAWLRIKRIAAPQRARQLQMKTPCAEDGCCHDCQSPQRICRATVIIERPSFGLTAGVWLVRGGWGL is encoded by the coding sequence ATGGAACCGGATCGTCTGGCTATCGCCGCGCAATTTTTCGCCAAGAACGGCTTTGCGGTCGAGGTGTTCGCCGATCCCGAACAGGTCCGCGAGGCTTTTCGCCGGCGGCTGGCGACCGTCCGGTCGGTCGGTTTCGGCGGCAGTGCCACGCTGCGCGAGCTGGGGCTGGACGCCGTGGCGCGGGAATCGCCGGCGCAATTCATCGACCATTGGGCGGCGGCCGGCGACAAACCACGCGACTGGGAGGCCCGGCTCGACCAGGGTCGCGCGGAATTGTTCGTCACCAGCGCCAACGCCGCCACGATCGGTGGCCAGCTTTTATTGACCGACGGCGCCGGCAACCGCCTGGCGGCCAGCGTTTTCGGCCCGCGGCAGGTTTTGTTCGTCCTTGGCGAAAACAAAATCATGGATGGCCTGGACGCGGCCTGGCTGCGGATCAAGCGGATCGCCGCGCCGCAGCGCGCCCGTCAATTGCAGATGAAAACGCCTTGCGCCGAAGACGGCTGCTGCCACGACTGCCAAAGCCCGCAACGAATCTGTCGCGCCACGGTGATTATCGAACGGCCGAGCTTCGGCCTGACCGCCGGGGTGTGGCTGGTGCGGGGCGGTTGGGGGCTGTAA